In Nitrospinota bacterium, the following proteins share a genomic window:
- a CDS encoding tetratricopeptide repeat protein, whose protein sequence is MFSSIFIFLHLLFPLQASAAPNKEAKSHYQKALKLSQKKVWDQAVEEFKAAAKLAPEDSLIQANLGVAYSQTGSYKEALLSFEKALRLGYDSPGLRYNRGVSFARVHLIDEAVQELEKALSMDHRMVKAEYDLGVLYSLQGKREKAIEKVEVLFKRNNKLAKKLFDQIESAYTVVTVDNGGTLKGRVTLSGQVPRVRSFHLIHAPNIEYCSRISDGRGHRLLFDFTVSKNRGLKDTIIHLANVEKGKPFSPKMQTFHINRCRANEYVIGAKNGENIMVENTDPIQHEIATYEVRNIYSDQTSNRPVPPKSSQVRSIFARKDAENYIIKCNLHPFLQTHAYLVQNPYYAVSDSEGNFSIDNIPPGTYEVVAWHPYIEKQIGTVTIPEKGEAIINFEFKGEDEKRKLYHDDIKGYRFNTWYDSKEKFYGGERIDDPVEELQAYCDKDHLCGNYKAREN, encoded by the coding sequence ATTTTCAGTTCGATATTTATATTTTTGCACCTGCTTTTTCCCCTGCAGGCTTCTGCCGCCCCGAACAAAGAAGCAAAATCCCATTATCAAAAAGCACTGAAATTGAGCCAGAAAAAAGTATGGGATCAAGCTGTAGAAGAATTCAAAGCAGCCGCCAAACTGGCTCCCGAGGACAGCCTGATTCAAGCGAATCTTGGCGTTGCCTACAGTCAAACAGGGTCTTACAAGGAAGCACTGCTCTCATTCGAAAAAGCATTAAGGCTTGGTTATGACTCTCCAGGACTGCGTTACAACAGAGGCGTTTCCTTTGCCCGGGTTCACTTGATTGATGAAGCCGTACAGGAGCTGGAAAAGGCCCTGAGCATGGATCACCGAATGGTAAAAGCCGAGTATGATCTGGGAGTTTTGTATAGTCTGCAGGGTAAAAGAGAGAAAGCAATTGAAAAGGTCGAGGTTTTGTTCAAGAGGAACAATAAACTCGCAAAAAAACTATTCGACCAGATTGAATCTGCTTATACCGTAGTCACTGTTGATAATGGAGGCACCTTAAAAGGTCGTGTCACACTCTCCGGCCAGGTTCCCAGAGTCCGTTCTTTTCACCTGATCCACGCTCCAAATATAGAATACTGTTCAAGGATATCGGATGGGAGGGGGCACCGTCTGCTGTTCGACTTCACGGTTTCTAAAAACCGGGGACTGAAAGACACCATCATTCATCTTGCGAACGTTGAAAAAGGCAAACCCTTTTCACCCAAGATGCAAACCTTTCACATCAACCGTTGCCGCGCCAACGAGTATGTGATTGGCGCAAAAAATGGTGAGAATATCATGGTGGAAAACACAGACCCAATCCAACACGAAATCGCAACCTATGAAGTTCGAAACATATATTCGGACCAAACCAGCAACCGACCCGTACCCCCAAAATCAAGCCAGGTCCGGAGCATTTTTGCCCGCAAAGATGCGGAAAATTATATTATTAAATGTAACCTCCACCCTTTCCTGCAAACTCACGCATATTTGGTGCAAAACCCCTACTACGCTGTATCCGACTCAGAGGGAAACTTCAGTATCGACAATATTCCACCTGGAACCTATGAAGTGGTTGCCTGGCACCCCTATATTGAAAAACAAATAGGGACTGTTACTATCCCAGAAAAAGGAGAAGCGATTATAAATTTCGAATTCAAAGGGGAAGACGAAAAACGGAAACTGTACCACGATGACATCAAAGGTTACCGGTTCAACACCTGGTATGACAGTAAAGAAAAGTTTTATGGTGGTGAGAGAATCGATGATCCGGTAGAAGAATTACAGGCCTACTGCGACAAAGACCACCTTTGCGGTAATTATAAAGCCAGGGAAAATTGA
- a CDS encoding SPOR domain-containing protein, with protein MKFVLVIVFVAGTLAGLHFSGIVNKFQESDSPKKVRAVKPESIRKKLKEPPPKKPVYTFFETLNDSTMTQYVDLNGRLTQTSLSPGKKAPAKAKAKVATHPVNKEAKLKPATKPEKRKESNSVSKASEITEQGDFVVQVSSFRDKARAESLRSRLQKSGFDAFLTQTELADQGGTWHRVFLGRYVDEYKAQAAANLAKSKYKLNVVVRNTD; from the coding sequence ATGAAATTTGTCCTTGTTATAGTTTTTGTGGCGGGTACCCTTGCGGGGTTGCATTTTTCCGGCATCGTTAATAAGTTTCAGGAGAGTGACTCTCCTAAAAAGGTAAGAGCCGTAAAACCTGAATCCATCCGCAAAAAATTGAAAGAACCGCCACCCAAAAAACCGGTTTATACTTTCTTTGAGACCTTGAATGATTCCACGATGACGCAATATGTCGATCTTAACGGCAGGTTAACGCAAACATCGCTTTCACCCGGGAAAAAAGCACCGGCTAAGGCAAAAGCTAAAGTGGCAACCCATCCTGTTAACAAAGAAGCGAAACTTAAGCCGGCTACAAAACCTGAAAAAAGAAAAGAATCCAACTCTGTAAGCAAAGCTTCTGAAATTACAGAGCAGGGTGATTTTGTGGTTCAAGTGAGTTCGTTTCGAGACAAGGCACGTGCTGAGTCTCTGAGAAGTCGTTTGCAGAAGAGTGGGTTTGATGCATTTTTAACGCAGACAGAACTTGCCGACCAGGGTGGAACCTGGCACCGTGTTTTTTTGGGGCGGTATGTGGATGAATATAAAGCACAGGCAGCTGCCAACCTTGCCAAAAGCAAGTATAAGTTAAATGTCGTTGTGCGAAATACTGACTAG
- a CDS encoding arginine--tRNA ligase — MKNEIKQIINNALEKARQAGELELATFPEIVVEKPKDEKMGDFSTNVAMTMARSERKSPKVIAESVTRYLENGDLSQVEVAGPGFINIKMSPEFFLERLRNAVSLGKDFGRSDAGQGTKVLIEFVSANPTGPLHVGHGRGAAVGDSLARILKKAGYNLSTEYYVNDVGNQMNFLGRSTWLRYRELLGETIEFPEDHYRGDYIKEIAREVFEKKGDEFSNMPEEECVPFFRQFAKDNILKGIEKDLTDFRVGFDNWFSEASLYEDKSVEKAIDWLQGKGHIYEKDGAVWLKSSAFNDDKDRVIVKQTGERTYFCSDIAYHQNKINRGFKKLINLMGADHHGYVPRMEAVLEAMGYDKKIFKILLVQFVSLLRAGEKVSMSTRSGEFETLADVVSEVGVDAARYFFLMRSSDTHLDFDLELAKKETPDNPVFYIQYAHARICSIFRTAEEKGVVWDRSSNTDLTPLKDEEEFAMIRAILAFPEVVEKSAQALEVHRISHYLLDLVSRFHGYYSRHRVISDDKPLTLARLFLLDALRITIRNGFELMGISSPEKM, encoded by the coding sequence AAATTGTGGTTGAAAAACCCAAGGACGAGAAGATGGGAGATTTTTCAACCAACGTTGCAATGACGATGGCAAGGAGCGAGCGAAAAAGCCCCAAAGTGATAGCTGAAAGTGTTACTCGTTATCTTGAAAATGGTGATCTAAGTCAGGTAGAAGTCGCGGGACCTGGTTTCATCAATATAAAAATGTCTCCTGAGTTTTTTCTTGAGCGATTGAGAAATGCTGTTTCTTTGGGAAAAGACTTTGGCAGGTCTGATGCGGGGCAAGGTACAAAGGTTTTGATTGAGTTTGTCAGTGCAAACCCCACTGGCCCCTTGCATGTTGGTCATGGCAGAGGTGCTGCTGTCGGAGATTCTCTGGCAAGAATTTTGAAAAAAGCCGGATATAATTTAAGCACTGAATATTACGTGAACGATGTGGGAAACCAAATGAACTTCTTAGGTCGCTCTACCTGGTTGCGATACCGTGAATTGCTTGGAGAGACCATTGAATTTCCTGAAGACCATTATCGAGGCGACTACATTAAGGAAATTGCACGTGAAGTATTTGAGAAAAAAGGTGATGAATTTTCAAACATGCCGGAAGAGGAATGTGTCCCTTTTTTCAGGCAGTTCGCGAAAGATAATATTCTTAAGGGAATTGAAAAAGATCTGACTGATTTTCGGGTTGGTTTTGACAACTGGTTTAGTGAAGCATCCCTTTACGAGGATAAGTCGGTAGAGAAAGCCATTGATTGGTTGCAGGGTAAAGGTCACATCTACGAAAAAGATGGTGCCGTGTGGTTGAAGTCATCAGCTTTCAATGATGATAAAGACAGGGTGATTGTAAAGCAAACTGGAGAAAGAACCTATTTTTGCTCAGACATTGCCTACCATCAAAACAAGATTAACCGTGGATTTAAAAAACTCATAAACCTTATGGGTGCTGACCACCATGGCTATGTTCCTCGCATGGAGGCGGTGCTTGAGGCAATGGGGTATGATAAAAAAATATTCAAGATTCTTCTTGTACAGTTTGTCAGCCTTTTACGGGCAGGTGAAAAAGTTTCTATGTCTACCCGGTCAGGTGAGTTTGAAACGTTGGCAGATGTTGTGAGTGAAGTTGGGGTTGATGCGGCCCGTTATTTTTTCCTGATGCGTAGTTCAGACACGCATTTGGATTTTGATCTTGAGTTGGCTAAAAAGGAAACACCGGATAATCCTGTATTTTATATTCAGTACGCACATGCCCGAATCTGCAGTATATTTCGAACCGCTGAAGAAAAAGGTGTGGTGTGGGACAGGTCATCCAATACAGACCTCACTCCTTTAAAGGATGAAGAGGAGTTCGCGATGATCCGGGCGATATTGGCATTTCCAGAGGTTGTGGAAAAAAGCGCACAGGCTTTGGAAGTGCACCGAATCTCTCATTATCTGCTGGATCTTGTTTCACGATTTCATGGTTATTACAGCAGACATCGAGTTATTTCTGATGATAAACCGTTAACACTGGCAAGATTGTTTCTTCTGGATGCATTGCGTATCACCATTCGAAATGGTTTCGAGTTGATGGGGATATCATCTCCAGAAAAAATGTAG
- a CDS encoding alpha/beta fold hydrolase encodes MKNRHFMESFEAHWGIPGGIAQTIVGSQLRNQKLPVPSRKRHELSFDGPGRAVLYEIEAKDKNLPVVLLAHGMGGCSESGYIKRISTKLWMRGYGVFLINHLGCGPGMGLSPRLWNGGSSGDLGKMIEFAVQANSNKPLIPVGFSLSGNVLLKYLGEGRKIPKNIIGALAVNPPVDLRVASDIISRKWSCKLFNQYYMRLIRNQALALVEKFPSAMSPLKNLKTIWDFDVSYTAPAGGFKDVDDYYERSSSKHYLKDIQTPTAILTAEDDPFVPGYLFDLLEKSEKVMLYKPKNGGHMGYISRRNTLYGDRRWMDYAVQEWVRELHETGGNP; translated from the coding sequence TTGAAAAACAGACATTTCATGGAATCATTCGAAGCACACTGGGGGATACCGGGAGGTATAGCTCAAACCATTGTTGGTTCTCAACTTCGAAATCAAAAATTGCCCGTTCCTTCCAGAAAAAGGCATGAGTTGAGCTTTGATGGGCCGGGCAGGGCTGTTTTATACGAAATTGAAGCTAAAGATAAAAATCTGCCTGTAGTATTGTTGGCACATGGTATGGGTGGCTGCTCTGAATCGGGTTATATCAAACGTATTTCCACTAAACTTTGGATGCGGGGTTATGGAGTTTTCCTGATAAATCATTTGGGTTGTGGTCCGGGTATGGGATTGAGTCCAAGGTTGTGGAATGGTGGATCCAGTGGTGACCTGGGTAAAATGATTGAATTTGCAGTTCAGGCAAATAGTAATAAGCCTCTGATACCAGTCGGATTTTCTTTGAGTGGCAACGTGCTTTTAAAATATCTGGGAGAGGGGCGAAAAATTCCCAAAAACATTATAGGCGCTCTGGCGGTTAATCCACCTGTCGATTTAAGGGTTGCCAGTGACATTATATCGAGAAAATGGAGTTGTAAACTTTTTAACCAATATTATATGAGATTGATCAGGAACCAAGCTTTGGCCTTGGTAGAGAAATTTCCGTCCGCAATGAGTCCGCTCAAAAACTTGAAGACAATTTGGGATTTTGATGTCAGCTATACAGCTCCTGCTGGTGGATTTAAAGATGTCGATGATTATTATGAACGGTCCAGCTCCAAACATTATTTAAAAGATATACAAACGCCAACTGCCATCTTGACAGCTGAGGATGACCCTTTTGTTCCCGGATATTTATTTGATCTGTTAGAGAAGAGTGAAAAGGTGATGTTATACAAGCCGAAAAATGGGGGTCATATGGGCTATATTTCAAGACGCAATACGCTGTATGGAGACCGACGCTGGATGGACTATGCCGTGCAGGAATGGGTGAGGGAGTTGCATGAAACAGGAGGCAACCCATAA